GGCCTTGAAGCCCTGGATTTCGCCCGACTGGACGTCGTAGGCGACGACGCCGTGACAGGTCCGGTCGTTCGGGTCGGGTTCGTCGCTGACGGCGAGGTTCATCACGAACCACTCGTCGTAGACCTGGATGCCGCGCTTGACGACCTGCTCGTACATGGTGTGGAGCAGGTGGTGGCCGGTCTCGGCGCCCGCGTAGGTCGTTCGCGGGAACGAGAGGCCACCGAACGGCCGCTGAGAGACCGTGCCGTCGTCCTCGCGGGAGAAGGGCATCCCCCAGTGTTCGAGTTTGATCGTGTCCTCGGGGGCGTCTTTGGCGAGCGTTTCGATGGCGGGGGCGTCGCCCAGGTAGTCGGACCCCTTCATGGTGTCGTAGGCGTGGAGTTCCCAGTCGTCGCCCTCCCGGAGAGCGGCGTTGATGCCGCCCTCGGCGGCTCCGGTGTGACTGCGAACCGGGTGGAGTTTCGTGACCATGGCCACGTCCGCTCCCGCCTCGTGCGCTGCGACCGCCGCTCGGAGGCCGGCACCGCCGGCGCCGACTACGATGACGTCGTGTTCGTACATATTACCAGAACTTCAGGTTCTTCTTGACCGCTTCACGCTTGAGCTCCTGAATGTGCTCGGTGAGCGGGATGTCCTTCGGACACACCTCGGTGCAGGAGAACTGGGTCTGACAGCGCCAGACGCCGTGTTCCTGCTCGAGGATGCGCAGTCTGTGCTCCTTGATCTCCTCGTCCTCGCGGTCGTCCATCGCGAACTTGTAGGCCTTGTTGATGGCCGCGGGTCCGAGGTACTGGTTGTCGCCGGCGGCGATGTTACACGAGGACATACACGCGCCACACCAGATGCACCGGCTGGACATCTTGATCTTCTCGCGGTTCTCGCGAGTCTGGCGCTGTTCCTCGAGTTCTCCATCGGGCAGGTCTTCCTGCTGAAAGTACGGCTCGACGGCGTGCATCTGCTCGTAGAAGTGTTCCATCTCGACGACCAGGTCCTTGACGACCTCCTGGTGGGGCAGGGGTTCGACGCGGACCGGTTGCTCGAGCGCGGAGATTTGTGTTTTGCACCCGAGGCGCTGGCGTCCGTTGACGAAGAAGGCGTCCGAGCCACAGACCGCCTGACGACAGGAGTGACGGAACGTAAGCGAGGAGTCGAACTCGTCGCGCGCATAGATGAGCGCGTCCAGGACGGTCATCCCCTTCGTGAAGGGGACGTGAAAGTCGTCGAAGCGCGGTTCCTGCTTGGCTTCGACTTCGGGGTCGTATCGGAACACCTTGAGGTGGACGGAATCCTCCTCGAAGTCTTCGGTCTCGGCGGCCCGCTCGCGGTCAACTCGCCCGGACTCCTTGCGCTGGAGTCGCTGTTGTTGCGGCGAGGTCAGGCCGCTCATCTCCTGGTCGGCCGGTACCTCCTGCGTCTCCGGTTCGTCCGGTTGCTCCTGTTGTTGTGTACTCATGTTAGATGAAATCCCCCATGACGAGTGCGACCCAGATTCCCTGGCCGATCAGCGCGCCCCCGGCGATCACGAGAATCGTGAGGACGACCTTCTTCGACGTGCCGGTCAGTCCCTGGTTGATCAGCGCGTTGTAGACGCCGTTGACGCCGTGGAACGTGGCCGTGATCAGGAACAGGACCATCGTGAGGAAGTAGCCGATGTCCTGCATACGCGTCTGGGTCCCGGCGAAATCGATCTCCCACGCGTGGTTGACGAAGTGCAAGAGGAAGAAGTGAAAGGCTAACACGACGATCAGGAACGCCGCCGTGACGCGCTGGAGGAACCACGCGGTCCCGCCCGGCGCGAACGAGGAGTAACGTTCCGCCATTAGAAGCCCACCTCCGTCATGAACGTCGGGACGCTTGCGACCGTGATCGCGCCCGTGAGGAGCAAGGAGAGGTAGAACGTCTTGTCCTGGGCCTCGAGTCCGACGCCAAGGTCGACCATCAGCAGGCGGATCCCGTTGAGGATGTGGAAGACGGCGACCGCCAGCAGGCCGACCTCGAGCAGTCGGACGAGGAACAGTGCTTCGAGTCCCTGGAGGGTATTCGTGTAGGCCTCCGGGCCCGAGATGGCGCTACTCAGCACCGCGATGTGGGTGAACAGGTAGCCGATGAGGACCCACCCGGTGAACTTGTGGAAGATCCACGCCCACATCCCGGCCGAGAACTCCTTCCAGCGACCGAAGTCCTCGATGAGGCCGCGATTGTAAGACTGACTCATGCGCTCATCTCGAGGGTTGGACCCTGGGGCTATAGAAGTTACTTTTATCCTGCCGTGTCGGCCACCGCGAACGGCGGGTCGCCTGGCACC
This region of Natronosalvus halobius genomic DNA includes:
- a CDS encoding succinate dehydrogenase produces the protein MAERYSSFAPGGTAWFLQRVTAAFLIVVLAFHFFLLHFVNHAWEIDFAGTQTRMQDIGYFLTMVLFLITATFHGVNGVYNALINQGLTGTSKKVVLTILVIAGGALIGQGIWVALVMGDFI
- a CDS encoding succinate dehydrogenase/fumarate reductase iron-sulfur subunit, which translates into the protein MSTQQQEQPDEPETQEVPADQEMSGLTSPQQQRLQRKESGRVDRERAAETEDFEEDSVHLKVFRYDPEVEAKQEPRFDDFHVPFTKGMTVLDALIYARDEFDSSLTFRHSCRQAVCGSDAFFVNGRQRLGCKTQISALEQPVRVEPLPHQEVVKDLVVEMEHFYEQMHAVEPYFQQEDLPDGELEEQRQTRENREKIKMSSRCIWCGACMSSCNIAAGDNQYLGPAAINKAYKFAMDDREDEEIKEHRLRILEQEHGVWRCQTQFSCTEVCPKDIPLTEHIQELKREAVKKNLKFW
- the sdhC gene encoding succinate dehydrogenase, cytochrome b556 subunit, which produces MSQSYNRGLIEDFGRWKEFSAGMWAWIFHKFTGWVLIGYLFTHIAVLSSAISGPEAYTNTLQGLEALFLVRLLEVGLLAVAVFHILNGIRLLMVDLGVGLEAQDKTFYLSLLLTGAITVASVPTFMTEVGF